One genomic window of Manihot esculenta cultivar AM560-2 chromosome 16, M.esculenta_v8, whole genome shotgun sequence includes the following:
- the LOC110602818 gene encoding myb-related protein 330 — protein MEHQCCSKQKVKRGLWSPEEDEKLIKFITNHGHGSWSSVPKLAGLQRCGKSCRLRWINYLRPDLKRGSFTAQEERTIIDVHRILGNRWSQIAKHLPGRTDNEVKNFWNSCIKKKLSAQGLDPNTHKLLSPSYRKNCYNNTPCGLSADSIYNPISSPSAFSIVSSQMKDFSMDEKQTPFIPSFLSIPPPDSSTSSSLHPLHASTTCERQNSDIQGSHDHASESISMASVNTSCFDSNPSGFEIIYDSRLWNDAIKPIQSSRHEEMLVEQVVEIGKTNEYLSAGQNMDASFESSNFYLDLDFAECTLLPEMYYSASSIDQLTWDLQAL, from the exons ATGGAACATCAATGTTGCAGCAAACAGAAAGTCAAGAGAGGGTTATGGTCTCCTGAAGAAGATGAGAAGCTAATCAAGTTCATCACCAACCATGGCCATGGTTCATGGAGTTCTGTTCCAAAGCTGGCAG GGTTGCAAAGGTGTGGAAAGAGTTGCAGATTGAGATGGATAAACTACTTGAGACCAGATCTAAAACGAGGTTCTTTTACTGCACAAGAAGAGAGGACTATTATTGATGTTCATAGGATTCTTGGCAACAGATGGTCTCAAATTGCTAAGCATTTGCCTGGTAGAACTGATAATGAGGTCAAGAACTTCTGGAACTCTTGCATCAAGAAGAAGCTAAGTGCTCAAGGTTTAGATCCCAACACTCACAAACTCCTCTCTCCCAGTTATAGAAAGAACTGCTACAATAATACTCCATGCGGACTCTCTGCAGATTCTATTTACAACCCTATCTCATCTCCATCAGCTTTTAGTATTGTCAGTTCACAAATGAAAGATTTTTCCATGGATGAGAAGCAAACTCCCTTTATCCCTTCTTTCCTTTCTATTCCTCCTCCTGATTCTAGTACTTCTTCTAGTCTTCATCCTCTTCATGCTTCCACCACATGCGAACGCCAAAACTCTGATATTCAAGGTTCCCACGACCATGCAAGCGAATCTATTTCAATGGCAAGTGTCAACACTTCCTGTTTTGATTCAAATCCATCTGGGTTTGAGATCATATACGACAGCAGATTGTGGAACGATGCCATAAAGCCCATACAATCCTCAAGACACGAAGAAATGCTGGTAGAACAAGTAGTTGAAATTGGAAAAACCAACGAGTACTTGAGCGCTGGTCAGAACATGGATGCTTCGTTTGAAAGCTCTAACTTTTATTTAGATCTTGATTTTGCCGAGTGTACACTATTGCCTGAGATGTACTATAGTGCTAGCTCCATAGATCAATTGACATGGGATTTACAGGCCTTGTAA